A genomic segment from Bacillus rossius redtenbacheri isolate Brsri chromosome 5, Brsri_v3, whole genome shotgun sequence encodes:
- the LOC134532378 gene encoding chitinase-like protein 3, translating into MRTLTLFVSALAVAAAADRVIFCYLGSWATYRSGNGKFEAENIQPDLCTHLVYAFVGISTSGEVVLLDAFNDLADNYGRNAMARCQKLKTQNLNLKVLVAIGGWNEGSERYSAVVNNDTLRAVFVDSIVNFTAGYGFDGFDIDWEYPGLRGGAPTDKAAFAQLLKELRPRFTEKDLVLTAAVGAGKTTVDAAYDVPSLSEHLDYINVMTYDLHGSWDGVTGQNAPLYPSAIDADLTLNVDAAIRYWVSLGASPAKLVLGMATYGRTFTLTSSAVNGLGAPASVGGTAGKYTATAGTLGYNELCELNLTSPWTVVWDDVQKVPYAHSGDQWIGYDDVRSLAIKSEYILNNSLAGGMIWSLETDDFLGLCHGYKFPLLSAINRVLNGGGNSPGNSTTSSTTASTTTTTTTTTTTTTTASPANTTSQGSTGASDASALCSAEGFVRDPSNCQVFYQCQLVNGAFVAHKFTCQDSLLFDTTSNTCNFAAQVTC; encoded by the coding sequence ATGAGGACTCTGACGCTGTTCGTTTCGGCGCTGGCAGTGGCCGCGGCCGCCGATAGGGTTATCTTCTGCTACCTGGGCAGCTGGGCGACCTACCGGTCTGGGAACGGCAAGTTCGAGGCGGAGAACATCCAGCCCGACCTCTGCACGCACCTGGTGTACGCCTTCGTCGGGATCTCCACCTCGGGCGAGGTGGTGCTGCTCGACGCGTTCAACGACCTCGCCGACAACTACGGCAGGAACGCGATGGCCCGCTGCCAGAAGCTCAAGACCCAGAACCTCAACCTCAAGGTCCTCGTTGCCATCGGCGGCTGGAACGAGGGCTCCGAGAGGTACTCGGCGGTCGTGAACAACGACACCTTGCGCGCCGTCTTCGTCGACAGCATAGTGAACTTCACGGCGGGCTACGGCTTCGACGGCTTCGACATCGACTGGGAGTACCCGGGGCTGCGCGGCGGCGCGCCCACGGACAAGGCCGCCTTCGCGCAGCTGCTGAAGGAGCTGAGGCCGCGCTTCACCGAGAAGGACCTGGTGCTGACGGCGGCCGTCGGCGCCGGCAAGACCACCGTCGACGCCGCCTACGACGTGCCGAGTCTCTCCGAGCACCTGGACTACATCAACGTGATGACCTACGACTTACACGGCTCGTGGGACGGCGTGACGGGGCAGAACGCGCCGCTGTACCCCAGCGCGATCGACGCCGACCTCACCCTCAACGTGGACGCGGCGATCAGGTACTGGGTGTCGCTGGGCGCCAGCCCGGCCAAGCTCGTGCTGGGCATGGCCACCTACGGCCGGACCTTCACTCTGACGAGCTCCGCCGTCAACGGCCTGGGGGCTCCCGCGTCCGTCGGCGGCACCGCCGGCAAGTACACCGCCACCGCGGGCACCCTCGGCTACAACGAGCTCTGCGAGCTGAACCTCACGTCGCCGTGGACCGTCGTGTGGGACGACGTGCAGAAGGTGCCATACGCTCACTCGGGCGACCAGTGGATCGGCTACGACGACGTCCGCTCGCTGGCCATCAAGAGCGAGTACATCCTGAACAACAGCCTGGCCGGGGGGATGATCTGGAGCCTGGAGACGGACGACTTCCTGGGGCTGTGCCACGGGTACAAGTTCCCGCTGCTGAGCGCCATCAACCGAGTGTTGAACGGCGGCGGGAACTCCCCGGGCAACAGCACCACCAGTAGCACCACCGCcagcaccaccaccaccaccaccacaaccacaaccaccaccaccacggcaTCTCCCGCCAACACCACCTCCCAGGGCTCAACCGGCGCGAGCGACGCCTCGGCGCTATGCAGCGCAGAGGGGTTCGTGCGCGACCCCAGCAACTGCCAGGTCTTCTACCAGTGCCAGCTGGTGAACGGCGCGTTCGTGGCGCACAAGTTCACGTGCCAGGACTCGCTCTTGTTCGACACGACCTCGAACACTTGCAACTTCGCCGCGCAGGTGACGTGCTGA